The following are encoded together in the Glycine max cultivar Williams 82 chromosome 8, Glycine_max_v4.0, whole genome shotgun sequence genome:
- the LOC121175305 gene encoding uncharacterized protein, which yields MNMAFFMNMPGVAVLLLLLILPPPLFIAADNKLIQTLCHNSETPETCMRCVQSSKKAVNVNSTVGVAMIVINCIKDKANALALNMTKLASTSNGHLKSICKKCAKDYGHHIAKKEFFSSKHALRNHRYDKAESAVARALSIDLACHSILTSLHHDEVPSHVFDGMKTYEELSEAACRIMEKIYE from the coding sequence ATGAATATGGCCTTCTTCATGAATATGCCCGGAGTAGCTgttcttcttctacttcttaTTTTGCCACCACCATTGTTCATTGCAGCAGACAACAAATTGATTCAAACTTTGTGCCACAACTCTGAGACACCTGAAACTTGTATGAGGTGTGTGCAATCTTCTAAAAAGGCTGTGAATGTTAATAGTACTGTTGGAGTAGCCATGATCGTTATCAATTGCATCAAGGACAAGGCAAATGCCTTGGCACTCAACATGACAAAGTTGGCTTCCACATCAAATGGACATCTAAAGTCCATTTGTAAAAAATGTGCAAAAGACTATGGCCACCACATTGCCAAGAAAGAGTTTTTTTCCTCCAAGCATGCCTTGCGGAATCATAGATATGACAAAGCTGAATCTGCTGTGGCTAGAGCCCTAAGTATTGATCTTGCTTGCCACTCAATTTTGACGAGTCTTCACCATGATGAAGTGCCAAGTCATGTTTTTGATGGTATGAAGACATACGAGGAGCTCTCTGAGGCTGCTTGTAGAATAATGGAAAAGATTTATGAATAA
- the LOC100806569 gene encoding U-box domain-containing protein 8-like, which translates to MSRDDNFNPYSLELPLTLALATSSRPHKSITCFCNELDAVLGCRFLALPRVFVGGIYVGALVPALLTCLQHISAANLRHRALSLLLHLSLDDDTKVSLVAEGLLSPAAPSDCHALAATLLTSLVVFQVNKATIEAFPGSIHALVTLLCNGKGRERKEAATTLYALCSFPHNQHKAVECGTVPVLLRSANS; encoded by the exons ATGTCACGcgatgacaatttt AACCCTTACTCTCTCGAGCTTCCCTTAACTCTTGCTTTGGCCACTAGCTCACGCCCGCACAAGAGCATCACCTGCTTCTGCAACGAGCTCGATGCTGTCCTCGGATGCCGCTTCCTTGCCCTGCCGCGTGTATTCGTTGGTGGCATCTACGTTGGCGCCCTCGTCCCCGCCCTCCTAACCTGCCTCCAACACATCTCTGCTGCCAACCTCCGCCACCGCGCCCTCTCCCTCCTCCTCCACCTCTCCCTGGATGACGACACCAAGGTCAGCCTCGTCGCCGAGGGCCTCCTGTCCCCCGCCGCCCCCTCCGACTGTCACGCCCTCGCCGCCACCCTCCTCACCAGCCTCGTCGTCTTCCAAGTTAACAAGGCCACCATCGAAGCCTTCCCGGGCTCCATCCACGCCCTCGTGACACTCCTCTGTAACGGAAAgggaagggaaagaaaagaagcCGCCACGACGCTCTACGCCCTCTGCTCCTTCCCTCATAACCAGCATAAAGCGGTGGAGTGCGGCACCGTTCCCGTTCTGCTTCGGAGCGCCAATTCTTGA
- the LOC100801232 gene encoding cysteine proteinase inhibitor-like protein precursor, whose product MIKLECLLLVLVLMTSVVARKEPLLGRWSPIKNINDPKVIEIANYAIATFDKRFGTKKKLEKMIEGETRTVEGLKYKTRIVAGMDYFLIFRANDEYGEFQNYGATVRVIESLHFRNLTGFVPANS is encoded by the coding sequence ATGATAAAACTAGAGTGTCTTCTTCTGGTGCTTGTTCTCATGACTTCTGTGGTTGCTAGAAAAGAACCTTTGCTCGGACGTTGGAGCCCTATCAAGAACATCAACGACCCTAAAGTGATAGAGATCGCAAATTACGCCATTGCAACTTTTGATAAGCGATTCGGTACAAAGAAGAAGTTAGAGAAGATGATAGAGGGTGAGACTCGAACAGTAGAAGGGTTAAAGTATAAGACTCGGATAGTAGCAGGGATGGACTACTTCCTCATCTTCAGAGCCAATGATGAGTACggtgaatttcaaaattacGGAGCAACTGTGCGAGTAATCGAATCGCTCCATTTCAGAAACCTCACTGGCTTTGTTCCTGCCAATTCTTAA